One Lysinibacillus sp. OF-1 DNA segment encodes these proteins:
- a CDS encoding serine hydrolase domain-containing protein: protein MHTKLQNIIVDIQQNLDFSGTILVENQEKAALVNQSFGYANRSEQIENNTKTRFGIASGCKLFTAIAICQLIEKGKLSLDSKLSDCLNHHFKHLDEQITIEHLLTHTSGIADYFDEEEMENFEELWVENPMYQLRTLRDFLPLFQDRPMKYRVGERFHYNNAGYILLGLVIEHISGMNFSDYIQKNVFDPANMKESGYFSLDSLPSNTAIGYIDNPDGTWKTNIYSLPVKGGSDGGAFVTAKDMSRLWHALMNFDLLSEAVTTQLLTPHVEMNESDSYGYGVWIKKNSDQSILKYHVMGYDPGVCFHSAYYPDCSTKVVVCSNKSSGAMNIMKGIEAALLSAQPL, encoded by the coding sequence AAGCTTTGGCTATGCAAATCGCTCGGAGCAAATTGAAAATAACACAAAAACGCGTTTTGGTATTGCATCTGGCTGTAAACTTTTTACTGCAATTGCTATTTGTCAGCTTATCGAAAAAGGAAAGCTTTCTTTGGATAGTAAACTAAGTGACTGTTTAAACCATCATTTTAAGCATTTGGATGAGCAGATTACTATTGAACATCTGCTAACGCATACTTCAGGAATTGCAGATTATTTTGATGAGGAAGAAATGGAGAATTTTGAAGAATTATGGGTTGAAAATCCAATGTATCAACTTCGAACATTACGTGATTTCTTACCTTTATTTCAGGATCGGCCGATGAAATATAGAGTAGGGGAGAGATTTCATTACAACAATGCCGGGTATATTTTATTAGGCTTAGTTATTGAGCATATTTCTGGTATGAACTTTTCTGACTACATTCAAAAAAATGTATTTGATCCAGCGAATATGAAGGAATCGGGCTATTTCTCGTTAGATTCTCTACCATCTAATACCGCAATAGGATACATAGATAACCCGGATGGTACATGGAAAACAAATATCTACTCCCTACCTGTAAAAGGAGGTTCGGATGGAGGAGCATTTGTAACGGCGAAGGATATGTCAAGGCTGTGGCACGCGCTGATGAACTTTGACCTTTTAAGTGAAGCTGTCACAACACAACTGCTAACACCTCATGTTGAGATGAATGAAAGTGATAGTTACGGGTATGGTGTATGGATTAAGAAAAACAGTGACCAATCTATTTTAAAATATCATGTGATGGGATATGATCCAGGTGTGTGCTTCCATTCAGCTTATTATCCTGACTGCTCAACCAAAGTAGTTGTCTGTTCAAATAAATCGAGTGGAGCTATGAACATCATGAAGGGCATAGAAGCAGCATTATTATCAGCTCAACCCTTATAA
- a CDS encoding GNAT family N-acetyltransferase yields MFPILQTERLVLRELGSPDAQALLDCFSNPEVLRHYGQQPLTSLVQVQQIIKNFANNFTEKRGIKWGIALKEQEGIIGTLGFQEWSMEHRRAEISYALFPDYWGKGYAQEAVKRAISYGFEEMDLVRIGAIVFTENEASQLLLQKIGFEQEGLLKKYMYQNNMPHDTYMYSLIK; encoded by the coding sequence ATGTTTCCTATATTACAAACTGAACGATTAGTGTTAAGAGAATTAGGGAGTCCTGATGCACAAGCTCTTCTTGATTGCTTTTCGAATCCTGAAGTTTTGCGCCATTATGGGCAACAACCCTTAACGAGCTTAGTACAAGTGCAACAAATCATTAAAAATTTTGCAAACAATTTTACCGAAAAACGTGGTATTAAATGGGGTATTGCATTAAAAGAACAAGAAGGAATTATTGGTACACTTGGCTTTCAAGAGTGGTCAATGGAGCATCGAAGAGCAGAAATCAGCTACGCACTATTTCCTGACTATTGGGGAAAGGGCTATGCTCAGGAAGCTGTGAAAAGAGCCATTTCCTATGGTTTTGAAGAGATGGATTTAGTACGTATTGGTGCTATTGTTTTTACAGAAAATGAAGCTTCTCAGCTACTATTGCAAAAAATAGGTTTCGAACAAGAAGGATTATTAAAAAAATATATGTATCAAAACAATATGCCACATGATACATATATGTATTCACTCATAAAATAA
- a CDS encoding Ger(x)C family spore germination protein yields MKPYFKILMIIGLTTLLAGCWDITEPQRMYYINAVGVDYENDEYVVYLQVINFADVAKSIQPSADVAPAEVGRATGKTVEEAIYKLYRSSDQEIFWGHMRFLLFSERAMENEHFIPVIDTLIRFRDTRYQIWVYCTKNPVDEVLLVTPILRNSLSSSKLSNPINPTEQETFVEPKNIRDIVIGLNEPSHEVTIPYVSIKEDWQTDEDRTEETYFSGVGVLSKDGFKGFLQDNAARGNQWMHNYTNRGEITFQLKTNGQEELTVSIEKIHVDVKPHVKKEDVSFEVELKINATINGFKGKTTEKELEKHIITQVKKEIHETFNEGLKLDVDIYRLSESLYRDNVKAWKRLEKDGKIPLTEDSISKIHVEVAKINPGRKTFTETIKKDRKP; encoded by the coding sequence ATGAAACCATATTTCAAAATTTTAATGATTATTGGATTGACGACCTTACTCGCTGGATGCTGGGATATTACTGAACCACAGAGAATGTACTATATTAATGCAGTAGGTGTAGACTATGAAAACGATGAATATGTTGTCTATTTACAGGTGATTAATTTTGCCGATGTTGCGAAATCGATTCAGCCCAGTGCAGATGTGGCTCCTGCGGAGGTGGGTCGTGCCACTGGCAAAACAGTAGAAGAAGCGATTTACAAATTGTATCGCTCCTCCGATCAGGAAATATTTTGGGGTCATATGAGGTTTCTTCTCTTTTCAGAGCGGGCCATGGAAAATGAACATTTTATTCCAGTCATTGATACATTGATACGTTTTCGCGATACAAGGTACCAGATTTGGGTGTACTGTACAAAAAATCCGGTAGATGAAGTGCTGCTTGTCACACCCATCCTAAGAAATTCTTTGTCCTCATCAAAATTAAGTAACCCGATTAACCCAACTGAACAAGAAACCTTTGTTGAACCCAAAAATATAAGAGATATCGTCATTGGTTTAAATGAACCAAGCCATGAAGTGACCATCCCATATGTGTCCATTAAAGAAGATTGGCAAACAGATGAGGATCGAACAGAAGAAACTTATTTTTCAGGGGTTGGTGTCCTATCAAAAGATGGCTTTAAAGGATTTTTGCAAGACAATGCAGCAAGAGGCAATCAATGGATGCATAACTATACAAATCGCGGTGAGATTACCTTCCAATTAAAAACAAATGGTCAGGAAGAATTAACCGTGAGTATTGAAAAAATTCATGTCGATGTGAAACCACATGTCAAAAAGGAAGATGTTTCATTTGAAGTCGAATTAAAAATCAATGCGACCATTAATGGCTTTAAAGGAAAAACAACGGAAAAAGAGCTGGAAAAACATATAATCACACAGGTGAAAAAGGAAATCCATGAAACCTTCAATGAAGGCTTAAAATTAGATGTTGATATCTATCGATTATCAGAGTCTCTTTATCGGGACAACGTCAAAGCATGGAAAAGGTTAGAAAAGGATGGAAAAATTCCATTAACAGAGGATTCTATCAGTAAAATTCATGTGGAAGTAGCTAAAATCAATCCAGGTCGTAAAACATTCACAGAAACTATAAAAAAAGACCGGAAGCCCTAA
- a CDS encoding PhzF family phenazine biosynthesis protein, with protein MTIISYSIINTFTTELYKGNPAAICLVDADVSEETMQKIAQEVPVPTTVFIENKQLDFSIRWFTPETEIPICGHGTLASAFLLWQQGIVPKHQTITFQSTNGPLQARWQQERVEIAIKTYPIDEIVCPPALEDWLGSKPIYVGSTELDYIVELSNEDLIAHFEPDFSAMEQFPVRGICVTSKSREEGIDIVSRFFSPAQGIDEDHVNGSSHGALGPYWCEKLLKNQLVSKQLSKRGGILYVTPQRETVAIAGSAVLVLNGRLSI; from the coding sequence ATGACGATTATTTCCTATTCTATAATAAATACCTTTACAACAGAGCTATATAAAGGGAATCCAGCAGCAATATGTCTTGTAGATGCAGATGTTTCTGAGGAGACGATGCAAAAAATTGCACAGGAGGTACCTGTCCCGACAACAGTCTTTATTGAAAACAAACAGCTTGATTTTTCGATAAGATGGTTTACCCCAGAGACAGAAATCCCGATTTGTGGTCATGGCACCCTTGCTAGTGCTTTTTTGCTTTGGCAGCAGGGGATCGTGCCTAAGCATCAGACCATCACATTTCAATCAACAAATGGCCCTTTGCAGGCAAGATGGCAACAGGAGCGAGTGGAAATTGCCATCAAAACGTATCCAATTGATGAAATAGTGTGTCCTCCAGCATTGGAAGACTGGTTAGGAAGTAAACCGATCTATGTAGGGAGTACCGAATTGGATTATATCGTGGAACTAAGCAATGAAGACCTTATTGCACATTTCGAGCCAGATTTTTCTGCGATGGAACAATTTCCTGTTAGGGGGATATGTGTGACCAGTAAGTCGAGGGAAGAGGGCATTGATATAGTATCCCGCTTTTTTTCTCCAGCACAAGGAATTGACGAAGATCATGTTAATGGGTCTAGTCATGGTGCACTTGGGCCATACTGGTGTGAAAAATTATTGAAAAACCAGCTAGTAAGCAAGCAGCTTTCCAAACGGGGCGGTATTTTATACGTAACACCCCAACGCGAAACAGTAGCGATAGCGGGTTCAGCCGTTCTCGTGTTGAATGGAAGATTAAGCATTTAA
- a CDS encoding MATE family efflux transporter: protein MNEQMLQDDKKLRKAFFNFLIPVMLANVLQSVGQVFAMFIVGRNLGVDALAAISAFFPFFFFLMAFAIGIGSGSSILVGQTFGAGHHEKMKEVVGVTLAFTTILSIIVALFGGFFIEWILRFMQTPANILDMSISYAQILFFTLPIMFWYLVYTTFMRGVGDSKTPFLFLVISVVLNIAFLPPLVFGWFGLPAFGLNGAAYASVLSNLVTMILLLAYLHKTKHLLRFDKSILQHFKLKKDILTSLLKLAIPSSISMVAISVAEIAVIGFVNAYGSDATAAYGVVNQVASYAQVPAMSIAIATSVFVAQALGANSTEMIKKIRQMGVRINYLLGGAIILIMYLFAEPILAFFIDSHDTVLIAKNYLYIAFWSYLIFGHTQTVSATMRATGVVLWPTIFLVITIWVVQVPLAYFLSHHTSLALNGVWLAYPITFCVHFIMQYAYFKLGWQKRTLKAMLSE from the coding sequence ATGAATGAACAAATGTTACAGGATGATAAAAAACTACGAAAGGCCTTTTTTAATTTCTTAATCCCGGTGATGCTAGCGAATGTACTGCAATCTGTCGGCCAAGTATTTGCGATGTTTATCGTCGGGCGCAATTTAGGTGTCGATGCACTCGCTGCCATTTCCGCATTTTTCCCGTTTTTCTTCTTTTTAATGGCCTTCGCAATTGGCATAGGTTCGGGAAGCTCTATTTTAGTTGGGCAAACGTTTGGGGCTGGTCATCATGAAAAGATGAAAGAGGTAGTTGGGGTAACCCTTGCCTTTACTACGATTTTATCGATTATCGTGGCGCTCTTTGGCGGCTTTTTCATTGAATGGATTTTACGCTTTATGCAAACACCAGCAAATATTTTAGACATGAGTATTAGCTATGCACAAATTTTATTTTTCACATTACCCATTATGTTTTGGTATTTAGTGTATACAACCTTTATGCGCGGCGTCGGTGATTCGAAAACACCCTTTCTCTTTTTAGTAATTAGTGTGGTGTTAAATATTGCCTTCCTCCCACCGCTGGTATTCGGCTGGTTCGGATTACCCGCGTTTGGTTTAAATGGTGCTGCCTATGCTTCTGTGTTATCAAACTTAGTGACCATGATTTTATTATTAGCTTATTTGCATAAAACAAAGCATTTACTACGTTTTGATAAATCCATCTTACAGCATTTTAAATTAAAGAAGGATATTTTAACATCATTATTAAAACTAGCGATTCCATCAAGTATTAGTATGGTTGCCATCTCAGTTGCAGAAATTGCCGTTATTGGTTTTGTCAATGCCTATGGATCTGATGCCACTGCTGCTTATGGCGTTGTCAATCAGGTAGCTAGCTATGCACAAGTGCCTGCGATGAGTATTGCTATTGCTACATCCGTTTTCGTAGCACAGGCTTTAGGAGCGAATTCTACAGAAATGATTAAAAAAATTCGTCAAATGGGTGTGCGTATTAACTATCTTTTAGGTGGCGCAATCATTCTCATCATGTATCTATTTGCAGAGCCAATTTTGGCTTTCTTTATCGATTCACATGATACTGTGCTCATTGCCAAAAATTATTTATATATCGCCTTTTGGAGCTATTTAATATTTGGACATACGCAAACCGTTTCCGCTACGATGCGTGCCACTGGTGTCGTACTATGGCCGACCATCTTCTTAGTCATAACGATTTGGGTCGTGCAAGTGCCATTAGCGTACTTCTTGTCCCACCATACGTCACTCGCATTAAACGGTGTTTGGTTAGCCTATCCAATTACCTTCTGCGTCCATTTCATTATGCAATATGCCTACTTCAAGCTAGGCTGGCAAAAGCGAACATTAAAAGCGATGCTTAGCGAATAA
- a CDS encoding DUF6530 family protein, translating into MKIPTHLKHKPVIVAENYANIDGRTAYQTDTQGLSLGLAQWNDRGKVDISAKVWRHTGGKWSRQSEELPLHRVLDLAILVCETQLYFKDAYRYEHLYDEANPVINRVGLQGDAMTVEVCTENEQIKEDIQLFQQALNNDGELIGERLRSLSRILKEMGY; encoded by the coding sequence ATGAAAATTCCAACACATTTAAAACATAAACCTGTAATCGTTGCTGAAAACTATGCCAATATCGATGGGCGTACAGCTTATCAAACTGATACACAAGGACTTTCACTTGGGTTGGCACAATGGAATGATCGAGGAAAGGTTGATATTTCTGCGAAGGTTTGGCGACATACAGGTGGCAAATGGTCACGTCAGTCGGAAGAACTACCCCTCCATCGTGTGCTTGACCTCGCTATTCTAGTATGTGAGACACAACTTTATTTTAAGGATGCATACCGCTACGAGCACTTATATGATGAAGCAAACCCTGTTATTAATCGAGTAGGCTTACAAGGTGATGCTATGACTGTGGAAGTATGCACAGAAAATGAACAAATTAAAGAGGATATTCAGCTTTTTCAGCAAGCATTAAATAATGATGGTGAGCTAATCGGTGAACGCCTTCGCTCACTATCACGAATCTTAAAAGAAATGGGTTATTAA
- a CDS encoding matrixin family metalloprotease, giving the protein MKWKFKGFLIMLLLCVVSLPITADAYQLLGFKKKDNLDLYYNISQELIDMGYKQDILRGFTAWHSTNKVKFTKEVSVSGNVNVDYVNSNYGDAYATHRNGSSTLSNITMYKSWKGLDQTRRRETAVHEVGHALGLDHTQTKNNSISVMRTKGFNDKDWPLQDDIDGIKALY; this is encoded by the coding sequence ATGAAGTGGAAATTTAAAGGCTTTTTAATTATGCTATTACTTTGTGTTGTATCTCTACCAATTACAGCTGATGCTTATCAATTACTAGGATTTAAAAAGAAGGATAATTTAGATTTGTATTACAATATTAGTCAAGAGCTAATTGATATGGGTTATAAGCAAGATATTCTAAGAGGATTTACTGCGTGGCATTCAACTAATAAAGTTAAGTTTACTAAAGAGGTCTCGGTTAGTGGAAATGTTAATGTTGATTATGTAAATAGTAATTATGGTGATGCATATGCTACTCATCGTAATGGTTCCTCTACTTTATCAAACATAACAATGTATAAATCATGGAAGGGATTAGATCAAACTCGTAGAAGGGAAACTGCAGTTCATGAAGTAGGGCATGCTTTAGGTCTTGATCACACTCAAACAAAGAATAATTCCATATCTGTTATGAGGACAAAGGGTTTTAATGATAAAGACTGGCCGTTACAAGACGACATTGATGGTATAAAAGCTTTGTATTAA
- a CDS encoding hybrid sensor histidine kinase/response regulator: protein MKKKKIAIIILLFFILLTSTRILWLHLFTQPDQPYAEKGQIDVRDFDFQQNALTLDGEWAFYSSHWLMDSNQPPFPRTYIQVPDGWDQIFQEGKLTPYGYGSYHLKIQVNPEETKTFSIRVPSIRSAAEIYVNDRLVAKAGELGENRAQTMAKNVPFTASFDTKGQSEIDIVVQVANFQDPRNGGIVRSIKFGYEDVIYRETQLSITMQLLVAVVLLLHALYSIILYLVGNKERPLLFFSLLTVSIMFYYLLGSDDKLLSFWFPINYDWGFILVHLSMIGIGYSLLQCIDPWLPRHFHRYQQGFALVCACAAVLAIVLPTRYVVSIQSVYIVILGVPIVITMMMMLGKALKDIRQHVFLLLAILAFINSILWDILLLISGIKVISYPFDLIMTIACLATLWFKDYAKVHADTKDLAQKLQETDKLKDEFLASTSHELRNPLHSIINMSKAVLERESHALSHKSVHDLETVLSVGQRMSHLLNDLLDVMSLKDNTQKLHLTTVSIHTIVAGVFDMLRFMIEGKPVQFVQQIPADFQKVLADENRVIQIIFNLVHNAVKFTNEGTITISGYTEASMAKIVVADTGIGIDEETMQRLFEPYEQGTVSKTIVEGGFGLGLSICKRLVELQRGTLDVQSVVGQGTTFTFTLPLSDEAEAQEVTLAQQTHQKQESPEVQQDGMNDVGDAWNQPRILVVDDEPINLRVVETLLANEQYDVVTVTSGLQALEYIRSQEWDLVISDVMMPKMNGYELVRIIRKQFFMTDLPVLLLTARSQPHDIENGFSAGANDYVVKPVDALELRSRVEALTKVKRSIQERHRMEAAWLQAQIEPHFLFNTLNAILTLSELDSERTAKLVEALSDFLRESYNFQNVEALVPLENELRLIQAYLYIQQERFGERIRVVWDLDTATNVLIPSLTIQPLVENALKHGILKRVEGGTVHIRIINCGTHIEISVSDDGVGMDEEQLAKLLQPNKRPSRSIGLSNTHRRLQQHYGQGLHITSKLHEGTAVSFVVLPKKTTNQLDAFSLSEY, encoded by the coding sequence ATGAAAAAGAAAAAAATAGCGATCATTATTCTCTTATTTTTTATTTTGTTAACGAGCACACGCATATTGTGGTTGCATTTATTTACTCAGCCAGACCAACCCTACGCAGAAAAAGGACAAATCGATGTACGGGATTTTGATTTTCAACAGAATGCTTTGACGCTGGATGGTGAATGGGCATTTTATTCTTCTCACTGGTTGATGGATAGTAATCAACCACCTTTCCCCCGCACGTACATACAGGTTCCAGATGGTTGGGATCAAATTTTTCAAGAAGGTAAGCTGACGCCATATGGCTATGGCTCCTATCATTTGAAAATACAGGTTAATCCAGAAGAAACAAAAACATTTAGCATAAGGGTGCCTAGCATTCGTAGTGCAGCAGAAATATATGTAAATGATCGTTTAGTTGCGAAGGCTGGTGAGCTAGGTGAAAATCGAGCGCAAACGATGGCCAAAAATGTTCCATTTACAGCTTCTTTTGACACAAAGGGCCAAAGTGAAATCGACATTGTTGTGCAAGTGGCTAACTTTCAAGATCCTCGTAATGGGGGAATTGTGCGGTCTATAAAATTTGGATATGAAGATGTTATCTATCGCGAAACACAATTGTCTATTACCATGCAGCTATTAGTGGCAGTCGTTTTACTTTTACATGCCCTTTACTCGATCATCCTATATTTAGTTGGAAATAAGGAAAGACCTTTACTGTTCTTTTCACTCTTAACCGTCAGTATCATGTTTTATTATCTATTAGGGAGTGACGATAAGCTTCTTTCATTTTGGTTTCCAATCAATTATGATTGGGGGTTTATATTGGTTCACCTTTCGATGATTGGCATTGGCTATTCCCTGCTACAATGTATCGATCCATGGCTACCGCGCCATTTTCACCGTTATCAGCAGGGATTTGCCCTTGTATGTGCCTGTGCAGCTGTGTTGGCTATTGTACTACCAACACGATATGTAGTGTCGATACAAAGTGTTTATATTGTCATTTTAGGCGTTCCCATTGTGATCACCATGATGATGATGCTAGGAAAGGCGCTCAAAGATATCCGTCAGCATGTTTTTCTACTTTTAGCAATCCTTGCATTTATTAATAGTATTCTTTGGGATATTTTGCTACTGATTTCAGGAATCAAGGTGATTTCATATCCCTTTGATTTGATAATGACCATTGCTTGTTTAGCGACATTGTGGTTTAAAGATTACGCAAAAGTGCATGCGGATACAAAAGACCTTGCCCAAAAATTGCAAGAGACAGATAAACTAAAGGATGAATTTCTGGCAAGCACCTCCCATGAATTACGCAATCCGCTTCATAGTATTATCAATATGTCCAAGGCTGTTTTAGAGCGTGAGTCTCATGCACTTAGTCATAAAAGCGTCCATGATTTAGAAACGGTGCTGTCTGTTGGGCAACGAATGTCGCATTTATTGAACGATTTACTTGATGTGATGAGCCTAAAGGATAATACTCAAAAATTGCATCTGACCACGGTTTCCATTCATACCATCGTGGCTGGCGTCTTCGATATGCTACGTTTTATGATTGAAGGAAAGCCAGTTCAGTTTGTTCAGCAAATTCCAGCAGACTTTCAAAAAGTATTGGCAGATGAAAATCGGGTAATCCAAATTATTTTTAATTTGGTACATAATGCCGTGAAATTTACTAATGAAGGTACTATTACGATTTCGGGCTATACCGAGGCTAGCATGGCGAAGATTGTGGTGGCAGATACGGGCATTGGCATAGATGAGGAAACCATGCAGCGATTATTTGAGCCATATGAGCAAGGTACTGTCAGTAAGACGATAGTAGAGGGCGGATTTGGGCTAGGGCTTAGTATTTGTAAGCGACTGGTTGAACTACAAAGGGGAACATTGGACGTACAATCAGTGGTGGGACAAGGCACCACCTTTACCTTCACATTACCACTATCTGACGAAGCGGAAGCTCAAGAGGTAACGCTTGCACAGCAGACTCATCAAAAACAGGAAAGCCCTGAGGTACAGCAAGATGGAATGAACGATGTAGGAGATGCGTGGAATCAACCACGAATTTTAGTAGTGGATGATGAGCCCATCAATTTAAGAGTGGTGGAAACCCTCTTGGCGAATGAGCAGTATGATGTCGTCACGGTGACAAGTGGTTTGCAGGCACTTGAATATATACGGTCCCAGGAATGGGATTTAGTGATTTCAGACGTAATGATGCCGAAAATGAATGGCTATGAATTAGTACGAATCATCCGTAAGCAATTCTTCATGACGGATTTACCCGTACTATTACTAACTGCACGTAGTCAGCCACATGATATTGAAAATGGCTTTTCAGCGGGGGCCAATGATTATGTCGTCAAGCCTGTTGATGCCTTAGAGCTTCGATCTCGCGTTGAGGCATTAACAAAGGTGAAGCGATCTATTCAAGAACGACATCGTATGGAGGCAGCGTGGCTTCAGGCACAAATCGAGCCCCATTTTCTCTTTAATACATTAAATGCTATCTTAACGTTAAGTGAATTGGACAGTGAGCGGACAGCTAAATTAGTAGAGGCATTAAGTGATTTTTTAAGAGAATCCTATAATTTTCAAAACGTAGAAGCGCTTGTTCCATTAGAAAATGAACTTCGGTTAATTCAAGCCTACCTCTATATTCAGCAGGAACGTTTTGGTGAACGTATTCGCGTCGTATGGGACTTAGATACAGCGACGAATGTATTGATTCCATCGCTAACCATTCAACCGCTAGTTGAAAATGCATTAAAGCATGGTATTTTAAAGCGTGTTGAAGGGGGAACCGTTCACATTCGTATCATTAATTGTGGTACTCATATCGAAATTAGTGTCTCAGATGATGGCGTTGGTATGGACGAAGAGCAATTGGCGAAGCTACTACAGCCGAACAAACGTCCATCCAGAAGTATTGGCTTATCGAATACCCATAGACGTCTGCAACAGCATTACGGTCAAGGCTTACACATAACAAGCAAGCTGCATGAAGGAACTGCTGTTTCATTTGTTGTATTACCAAAGAAAACAACTAATCAATTAGATGCCTTCTCCCTCAGCGAATACTGA
- a CDS encoding DMT family transporter: MGLMLVTSLLWGGNFVVAKTLVAHASPMTLTMARWFIAVIVLIPLVWWKEKKLVPAKAALVPLLFMGITGVALFNIFQFLALERTTSTNAGLISTMNTMSIALFSFAFLKEKINGLQLLAMTLSFMGVVLVLSKGDLQQLLDFQLNTGDLWMVAAVCVWGLYSVCSKWAMKTTSPLMATLYAGVFGVLTLVPFTSTEFTFSNINPSFILSLLYTGIISTVVCMVFWNIGVQQLGATTSGIFLNFNPIFTALLAFFFIGEKLSWLQGIGGLIVIMGCYLFTHFKTKMPQNQVCH; encoded by the coding sequence ATGGGCTTAATGCTCGTCACAAGCTTACTTTGGGGAGGCAATTTTGTTGTGGCCAAGACGCTTGTGGCACATGCCTCTCCGATGACTTTAACGATGGCAAGATGGTTCATTGCGGTGATTGTCCTTATACCATTAGTCTGGTGGAAAGAAAAGAAGCTAGTCCCTGCAAAAGCAGCTCTTGTGCCGTTATTGTTCATGGGTATTACAGGTGTCGCCTTGTTTAATATTTTTCAATTTTTAGCGTTGGAGCGAACAACATCCACGAATGCAGGGCTTATTTCAACGATGAATACGATGTCCATAGCCCTTTTTTCATTTGCTTTTCTCAAAGAAAAAATAAATGGCTTGCAGCTTTTGGCTATGACTCTTTCTTTCATGGGGGTGGTTCTCGTCCTTTCGAAAGGAGATTTGCAGCAGTTACTGGATTTTCAATTGAATACAGGGGATTTATGGATGGTAGCTGCGGTTTGTGTCTGGGGACTTTACTCGGTTTGTAGTAAGTGGGCTATGAAAACAACCTCTCCATTAATGGCCACATTGTATGCGGGAGTGTTCGGTGTTCTTACTCTTGTCCCGTTCACCAGTACGGAATTCACCTTCTCTAATATCAATCCATCTTTCATCCTTTCTCTTCTGTATACAGGGATTATCTCTACTGTCGTTTGTATGGTCTTTTGGAATATAGGCGTACAGCAATTAGGAGCCACAACCTCTGGCATTTTCCTAAACTTCAATCCAATTTTCACTGCCCTGCTCGCGTTCTTCTTTATCGGAGAAAAGCTGAGTTGGCTTCAAGGCATTGGAGGACTGATCGTTATTATGGGCTGTTATTTATTTACGCACTTTAAAACCAAAATGCCACAGAATCAAGTTTGTCATTAA
- a CDS encoding Lrp/AsnC family transcriptional regulator, protein MEEIKNKALDSVDLQILAILQREVQLSNAELARRVNLSPPATHTRVKRLETEGYIDQQVAILNQEKLGFDLLCYVFMSTNIHQAKEIEELEDSLKTMTEIMECHCLTGAYDYLLKVVIRDRKELDQFIRKLNKLGVSRIQTNLSLREIKYSTVLPIEENSKCEF, encoded by the coding sequence ATGGAGGAGATTAAAAATAAAGCATTAGACAGTGTGGATCTTCAAATTTTAGCGATTTTGCAGAGAGAGGTGCAACTCAGTAATGCAGAATTGGCTAGACGAGTAAACTTGTCTCCGCCAGCAACTCATACAAGGGTCAAACGCCTTGAAACAGAAGGATATATCGATCAGCAAGTGGCTATTTTAAATCAAGAAAAGCTAGGATTTGATTTACTGTGCTATGTCTTTATGAGCACTAATATTCACCAAGCGAAGGAAATCGAGGAATTGGAGGACAGCTTAAAAACGATGACCGAAATCATGGAATGTCATTGTTTAACAGGTGCATATGATTATTTGTTAAAGGTTGTCATTCGAGATCGCAAAGAATTAGATCAATTCATCCGCAAATTAAATAAGCTAGGGGTTTCTAGAATTCAAACGAACTTATCCTTGAGGGAAATTAAATATTCTACTGTGTTACCTATAGAAGAAAACAGCAAGTGTGAGTTTTAG